One stretch of Euphorbia lathyris chromosome 7, ddEupLath1.1, whole genome shotgun sequence DNA includes these proteins:
- the LOC136235888 gene encoding pentatricopeptide repeat-containing protein At1g09900, whose amino-acid sequence MDLIVHSNHTYEGFCLFHHFCKENNRSSSSLIGVRVSAKVGSRVNRHIRKLRWSGVFAVSEVEAFHSNGKVRNFNKLPNGHIGKGHVTSSPMHSFPNLDESESNNHLRKLVRNGELEEGFRFLESMVYRGDIPDIIPCTSLIRGFCKIGNTRKATRIMEVIEDSGAVPDVITYNVLISGYCRAGEIEKALRVLDRMSVAPDVVTYNTILRTLCDSGKLKQAMEVLNWQLQKECYPDVITYTILIEATCREGGVGQAMKLLDEMRSRGCKPDVVTYNVLVNGICKEGRLDEAIKFLNSMPSYGCQPNVITHNIILRSMCSTGRWMDAEKLLAEMVGKGCSPSVVTFNILINFLCRKGLIGRAIDMLEKMPKHGCTPNSLSYNPLLHGFCKEKKMERAIEYLEKMVSRGCYPDIVTYNTLLTALCKDGNVDAAVEILNQLSSKGCSPVLITYNTVIDGLSKVGKTDEAVKLLDEMRAKGLKPDIITYSSLIGGLSREGKVDEAIMFFHDLRSLGVKPNAITYNSIMLGLCKARQTERAIDFLAYMVSRGCKPTEVSYTILIEGIAFEGLAKEALDLLNELCLRGVVKKSSAEQVAVRM is encoded by the coding sequence ATGGATTTAATAGTACATTCCAATCATACCTATGAAGGGTTCTGCTTATTTCATCACTtctgtaaagaaaataatagaAGCAGCAGCAGTCTTATTGGAGTGAGGGTTAGTGCTAAAGTTGGTTCAAGGGTGAATAGACATATTAGAAAGTTGAGATGGAGTGGGGTTTTTGCTGTCTCTGAAGTCGAAGCATTTCATTCAAATGGTAAAGTTCGAAATTTTAATAAGCTGCCGAATGGACATATTGGAAAGGGACATGTTACTTCAAGCCCCATGCATTCTTTTCCAAACCTTGACGAAAGTGAGAGTAATAATCATCTTCGTAAATTGGTTAGGAATGGGGAGTTAGAGGAGGGTTTTAGGTTTCTTGAGAGCATGGTTTATCGTGGGGATATTCCCGATATAATACCCTGCACTAGTTTGATCCGTGGATTTTGTAAGATTGGAAACACCAGAAAGGCAACTCGGATAATGGAGGTAATAGAGGATTCTGGAGCTGTTCCTGATGTCATTACTTATAATGTATTGATTAGTGGGTATTGCAGGGCAGGGGAAATTGAGAAAGCCTTGAGAGTCTTGGATCGAATGAGTGTTGCTCCTGATGTTGTTACATATAATACAATTCTGCGAACTTTATGTGATAGTGGGAAATTGAAGCAAGCAATGGAAGTTCTTAATTGGCAATTGCAGAAGGAGTGTTATCCTGATGTGATCACATATACAATATTGATTGAGGCAACTTGTAGGGAAGGGGGAGTTGGACAGGCCATGAAGCTCCTAGATGAGATGCGGAGTAGGGGTTGCAAACCAGATGTAGTAACATATAATGTTCTTGTCAATGGGATATGCAAGGAAGGGAGGCTGGATGAAGCAATAAAGTTCTTAAACAGCATGCCATCATATGGATGCCAACCTAATGTTATTACTCATAATATCATTTTGCGTAGCATGTGCAGCACTGGCAGGTGGATGGATGCAGAGAAGCTACTAGCTGAAATGGTTGGTAAAGGTTGTTCACCTAGTGTTGTTACTTTCAATATATTGATCAATTTTTTATGCCGCAAGGGTTTAATAGGTCGAGCAATTGACATGTTGGAGAAGATGCCTAAGCATGGATGCACACCAAATTCTTTAAGTTACAACCCATTGCTCCATGGTTtttgcaaagaaaagaaaatggaaagagCAATTGAGTATTTAGAGAAAATGGTTTCTAGGGGTTGTTATCCTGATATTGTGACCTACAATACTTTACTCACAGCATTATGCAAAGATGGAAATGTTGATGCTGCAGTTGAGATACTTAATCAGCTAAGTAGCAAAGGGTGCTCACCTGTGTTGATTACTTACAATACTGTGATTGATGGGCTTTCCAAGGTGGGGAAAACAGATGAAGCTGTAAAACTTTTGGATGAGATGCGGGCAAAAGGTCTCAAGCCTGATATAATCACCTATTCTTCACTTATTGGTGGGCTTAGCAGAGAAGGGAAGGTCGATGAAGCGATTATGTTTTTTCATGATTTGCGAAGTCTGGGGGTCAAACCCAATGCTATCACCTACAATTCTATTATGTTGGGACTTTGTAAGGCTCGACAAACTGAGCGTGCGATTGACTTCTTGGCTTATATGGTATCGAGGGGGTGTAAACCCACAGAAGTTTCTTATACTATCCTCATTGAAGGCATAGCTTTTGAAGGTTTAGCTAAGGAGGCTTTAGATTTACTGAATGAGCTGTGCTTAAGAGGGGTAGTAAAGAAAAGCTCGGCAGAGCAGGTAGCAGTCAGGATGTAG